One Anoplopoma fimbria isolate UVic2021 breed Golden Eagle Sablefish chromosome 21, Afim_UVic_2022, whole genome shotgun sequence DNA segment encodes these proteins:
- the nell3 gene encoding uncharacterized protein nell3: MLLVTPVLLLLLPWVSLQAAAEICRGTHCSGAETGDPRPCVGAHCPGSRSSRPPRQFNPTTQGRAAHPGSPRAASEAQQPVRGRHSDGSASGGPRVKAHEVLPAGCVDADCAAQVKPFQPINDTRDCKGIECRLPPRIRPRARVRACVGEGCSSEEGVSQLPPVHLSDRAAQFLGDFPDAGYPSSELGGAPLGVQLTCDIKPGENEVPSEDALILHLQLAKGQEKLVEALRAQQVVIRDLQQKLADQQEALLSQQREILDQQRRMYEQMDVVKAQYGLLSDTVKQVSFQGLQGELQSYFESHLAGLQSQARSHLQKSYAVHKMDIDSKVMDVVGEAHFPQPLLGCPSPCGKEEFCDFQKDPPQCEKCTMCPPGFFLISQCSPTADRMCQDRDECLEVPNICGERVKCLNTPGGFRCLGVSEREALKGVCGHDYFYNQELQECQACSDCDGESVSSPCTSITDSVCGLTSESRLSQSWGANVGVPPARTSGGHIFPELPLNIRGKERIDLLSNEAGRLTFLQHGLVWLDHNFAIKHSCRNFLQVGMRLNGSQEEEGRDLSGVRIEQPDGKYFQGVSVSSGVEVEPIHTFALLLKSPNQHCNQSKDLHLYDIAAPSFSLLWLSHDTGAVAMTAQMSLLTHYQTSYRPTFRVTSVSDPYMITLTHDNRGVRFTESGTVKFVLQQALYSMGHTCIREGFSLIAFTSRNGTAQEAMQAFKTGVNYRDTSITLSGAVSIAAGDTLSFEITSPSQCNIRYFGDSSGISVLSLIWIPSAVSSALTATVTRTGLPSGAVRNKPLSFQQISADTPQVRLARSGEPNSRKNFMFQEKGTANIALNLKLIHSCNIVKLTLQRAGGQGGQAGPVAQQVSGYMPDGSQWASIGLRASFPVQNGTAVYITLDCIRGRVNQITHEGGTNISILWVAV; encoded by the exons ATGCTTTTAGTAACACCagtgctgttgctgctgttgcctTGGGTCTCTCTGCAAGCTGCCGCAGAGATCTGCAGGGGGACGCACTGCTCCGGCGCAGAAACCGGTGATCCGAGACCGTGCGTCGGAGCGCACTGTCCGGGCAGCAGATCCTCCAGACCTCCGAGGCAGTTCAACCCGACCACGCAGGGGAGAGCAGCACACCCGGGCTCTCCACGAGCAGCCTCGGAGGCTCAGCAGCCGGTCCGAGGGCGGCACAGCGACGGCAGTGCCAGCGGCGGACCGCGCGTAAAGGCGCATGAAGTGTTACCTGCAGGATGCGTCGACGCGGACTGCGCCGCTCAGGTGAAACCGTTTCAGCCCATTAATGACACCAGAGACTGCAAGGGGATCGAGTGCAGACTGCCGCCGAGGATACGGCCCAGAGCTCGGGTGAGGGCTTGTGTGGGAGAAGGGTGCAGCTCGGAGGAGGGAGTCAGCCAGCTTCCTCCCGTCCATCTGTCCGACAGAGCCGCACAGTTTCTGGGAGATTTTCCGGACGCTGGATATCCGTCGTCGGAACTTGGCGGTGCACCTTTGGGTGTCCAGCTCACATGTGACATCAAGCCAG GGGAGAACGAGGTTCCCTCAGAAGATGCCCTCATCTTGCACCTCCAGCTGGCAAAGGGGCAGGAGAAGCTGGTGGAGGCCCTGCGAGCCCAGCAGGTGGTCATCCGCGACCTGCAGCAGAAGCTCGCCGACCAGCAGGAGGCGCTGCTGTCCCAGCAGAGGGAGATCCTGGACCAGCAGCGGCGCATGTACGAGCAGATGGACGTGGTGAAGGCCCAGTACGGCCTCCTCTCAGACACCGTCAAGCAGGTCTCCTTCCAGGGCCTGCAGGGCGAGCTGCAGAGCTACTTCGAGAGCCACCTGGCGGGTCTGCAGAGTCAGGCCCGAAGCCACCTGCAGAAGTCCTACGCCGTGCACAAGATGGACATCGACTCAAAGGTGATGGATGTAGTCGGAGAGGCTCATTTTCCCCAACCTCTGCTGGGATGCCCTTCACCTTGTGGGAAGGAGGAGTTCTGTGATTTCCAGAAGGACCCGCCTCAGTGTGAGAAGTGCACCATGTGTCCTCCGGGATTCTTTCTGATCTCACAGTGTTCTCCCACCGCAGACAGGATGTGCCag GACAGAGATGAATGCCTCGAAGTACCAAACATCTGTGGAGAGCGAGTGAAGTGCCTTAATACTCCAG GGGGGTTCAGGTGTCTGGGGGTTTCTGAGAGAGAAGCCCTGAAGGGCGTGTGTGGTCACGACTACTTCTACAACCAGGAGCTGCAGGAGTGTCAGGCCTGTTCTGACTGTGACGGAGAGTCGGTTTCTTCTCCCTGCACATCTATCACTGACTCTGTCTGTGGCCTAACATCAGAGAGCCGACTCTCCCAGTCTTGGGGGGCCAATGTGGGAGTCCCCCCCGCCCGGACCTCTGGAGGCCACATCTTCCCCGAGCTTCCGCTTAACATCCGAGGCAAAGAGAGAATTGATCTGCTGTCCAACGAGGCTGGTCGGTTGACGTTCCTGCAGCATGGCCTCGTGTGGCTGGATCATAACTTTGCCATAAAGCACAGCTGCAGGAACTTCCTTCAGGTGGGGATGAGGCTCAACGGGAGCCAGGAGGAGGAAGGTCGGGACCTCAGCGGCGTTCGCATCGAGCAGCCGGATGGGAAGTACTTCCAGGGCGTCAGCGTGAGCAGTGGAGTCGAGGTGGAGCCCATCCACACCTTCGCTCTGCTGCTGAAGAGCCCGAACCAACACTGCAACCAGAGCAAGGACCTCCACCTCTACGACATCGCCGCTCCCTCTTTCAGCCTGCTCTGGTTGTCGCACGACACCGGTGCCGTAGCCATGACGGCCCAGATGTCCCTGTTGACGCACTACCAGACCAGCTACCGCCCAACTTTCCGCGTGACCTCCGTGTCCGACCCGTACATGATCACTCTAACGCACGACAACCGCGGTGTTCGCTTCACAGAGAGCGGCACGGTGAAGTTCGTCCTCCAACAGGCGCTTTACTCGATGGGCCACACCTGCATTCGGGAGGGTTTCTCCCTGATTGCCTTCACCAGCCGCAATGGGACCGCCCAGGAGGCGATGCAAGCCTTCAAGACGGGCGTCAACTACCGGGACACCTCCATCACCCTCTCTGGAGCTGTGAGCATAGCCGCAGGCGACACGCTCAGCTTTGAGATCACGTCCCCGTCGCAGTGCAACATCCGCTACTTTGGCGACAGCAGCGGGATCAGCGTGCTGAGCCTCATCTGGATTCCCTCGGCGGTGTCGTCGGCACTGACTGCTACTGTGACAAGGACAGGTCTGCCCTCTGGAGCGGTCAGGAATAAGCCGCTGTCGTTCCAGCAGATCAGCGCCGACACGCCGCAGGTTCGCTTGGCCCGCTCCGGGGAGCCAAATAGCCGGAAGAACTTTATGTTCCAAGAGAAAGGGACGGCGAACATAGCCCTCAACCTGAAGCTGATACACTCCTGTAATATTGTTAAACTCACGTTGCAGCGGGCGGGGGGTCAGGGCGGGCAGGCGGGTCCTGTGGCTCAGCAGGTGTCTGGATATATGCCTGATGGGAGCCAGTGGGCCAGTATCGGGCTGAGGGCCTCGTTTCCGGTCCAGAACGGCACAGCAGTCTACATCACTCTGGACTGCATCCGCGGGCGAGTTAACCAGATAACACACGAGGGCGGCACTAACATTTCAATCCTCTGGGTTGCAGTGTGA